In the Anolis sagrei isolate rAnoSag1 chromosome 1, rAnoSag1.mat, whole genome shotgun sequence genome, TGTTCATGAAGTAAAAAAATTGTGATGGAGTCTGGAACTGGAAGCGTGTGTATCAGGTGCAGGCGGTATTTGCCAAGTATTCTTCTCACTGCTATGCGGCACAAGGACATCAAATTCCTAGGACAGCCTGCAAAGAAAAGTGAAGTGAAAGAAAAGCAGAGTGAGCACACACCGagaatgcaaaagaaaacaataaatcaAACTATAGTGCAAGAGCAGATCCACAACTGAGGTTTATGATCAGTAAAGCCATTTATTTTATAAAGGAGACTgggggtgtttttaaaaaaacattataacCCTCCCTAAGGCAaaacttggaaatatttttaatcaGTAATGTCTATAATTTTCAGTGGATTGGGAATGAGAGAAATCCTTACAGAATACTcacttcttgtgggttttttttgggctatatggccatgttctagaggcatttctcctgacgtttcgcctgcatctatggcaagcatcctcagaccttacctctgaggatgcttgccatagatgcaggcgaaacgtcaggagaaatgcctctagaacatggccatatagcccgaaaaaacccacaagaactgagtgattccagccatgaaagccttcaaccttACAGAATAGTTATCTGAGAGAAAAATCTTTCCAACACCCGGCTCCTTTTTTAGTTGAATGCTCCACTGAGATTCCTAGGTTAATTATtatatgatgtgtgtgtgtgtgcgcgcatgtgtgtgtgtgttcaattcTGATAATCTTGGACTATCTTTCCTCTATCACACTACAACTTTCTGAAAGCggaaggggtttttttgttgtgtttggagtgacttgagaaactgcaagtcgcttctggtgtgagagaattggccgtcggcaaggacgttgtccaggggatgcccagatgttttgatgttttatcatccttgtgggaggcttccctcatgtccccgcatgagaagctggagctgatagagggagctcatacgcctctccccagattcgaacctgcgacctgttggtcttcagtcctgccggcacaaggatttaaaccactgcaccaccggctGGGCTGAGAAAGCTGGATTCACCCCCACTAGGCGGTCACCACTGTAACTCTTACAGCATTGATTTATTAACACAATTTATAtaccttaaggtaaaggtagtcccctgacattaagtcatgtctgactctgaggggtggtgctcatctccatttctaagccaaagagccagcgttgtccgtagacacctacaaggtcatgtggccggcatgactgcatgggcgccgttaccttcccaccggagcggtacctactgatctactcacatttgcatgtttttgaactgctaggttggcaggagctagggctaagagcggaagctcacgccgctccctggaattgaacctccgacctttcgatgaacaagctcagcagctcagtgctttaacccactgcgccatcctagaattggaagagacctcgtggtccatatagtccaaccccctgccaagaagcaggaatcgcattcaaagaaccttgacagatggccatccagcctctgcttaaaagcctccaaagaaggagcctccaccatttacagtatataaatactgtaaataaataaataagtaatagtttgtaagctgccctgagtccccctgtggggtgagaagtggggggggggggggtataagcacagtaaataaataaattaataataataataataataataatgataaaaaaactttatttataccccgctccatctcccccagggggactcggggtggcttacatgagtccacgcccatcaatacaataaacacagtaataatataatataatatataatatattgtatatacatataatatttatattataatgttgttgttgttgttgttcattcgttcagtcgtctctgactcttcgtgacctcatggaccagcctacgccagagctccctgtcggccgttaccacccccagctccctcaaggtcagtccagtcacttcaaggatgccatccatccatcttgcccttggtcggcccctcttccttttgccttccactttccccagcataattgtcttctctaggctttcctgtctcctcatgatgtggccaaagtacttcaactttgtctctagtatccttccctccaatgagcagtcgggctttatttcctggaggatggactggttggatcttctcgcagtccaaggcactctcagcactttcctccaacaccacagctcaaaagcatcgatcttccttcgctcagccttccctaaggtccagctctcacatccgtaggttactacagggaataccatggctttgactaggcggatctttgttgccagtctgatgtctctactcttcactattttatcgagactggacattgctctcctcccaagaagtaagcgtcttctgatttcctataatgtaatgcaatgtaatagtaataataataaaatggtattataattatatatttatattacatgtaatattactaataatattacagtataattgatatagtacaatatagcaatacttaaaattgatattgtactatgctaataatatattgtatgtatatataccttgtaagccgctctgagtccccttcggggtgagaagggcggcatataaatgtcgcaaataaataacacaaaaacataaaatgcaaaaaaaaatatgcaaaaacacagcaatataaaatcaaacatcaaaacacaaAGGAATACACTCAATTATTTCATTGTACTCACTCCTGGCTTCTTTGAACACCTGCATGGCTTCTGGGTTTACTTTGACCCTTCCTGTAGTCTCTTCTCCTGGTGTTTCCCATTTCACCAGGTTCAAGTTAGCACCAAAGTCTATCAGGAGGTTGACAAAGGCTACGTCACAGCCGTGTCGCAAGACGGCATCCAGCACACAGACTGCAGAGCCCCTGGAGAATCCCTTGATGTTTACGGGGCCGCAAGAGTTAAAATCTGGGTTGGCTCCTGCTTGCAGAAGCAGCCGGAAGCAGGGCAGGTTGTGATAGGCAGCACTGATGTACAGAGGGCACACCACCAAGGACGTGAGGGGCCGAGAAGGTGGGCTGGGGATCCCAGAGGCCAAGGGGTGGTTAACATCCACATCAGCACCATATCTGAGGAAAAGAGAAAATCCATTTTGAAAGATCCTTTTTTGGGAAAGTCTGAGGGTTGCTTGACAAGCACAAAATTCAGTTcctataggccccatctacactgcatgatatggtcagtgttgGCTCATATAACGCAGATTGAACTGCAatgaactgcattaagtctacatagtcatataattcagttcaatcggaccatagacacacacacaccacccaaCCCTGATAGATTTTGCCGGATGTGATCTCTTCTAAACCTAACCCTGTATGGAAGGATAGGCTTGAACTCCTGTGTCTTCCTTTTAGAACTTATATCCTTTTGAacagacaaaataataataataataataataataataataataataatcctttatttgtaccccgctaccatctcccgaaggactcaatgggcttacaagaggccgagcccaaatacaacagtaaaaacaacacaacaatacagcaaaataactcaaaaacaaggcaataacattaacaacacacaatgacgcaattaaaatctatggcaaagccaaatgtaacaattaaaattttttaaaagcgctgggcatgaccaggtgaggtGTTAGGAGGGTGATGGGTATGCaaatcctggatctctgataaagtgcgttggggacataatgcttggagtttccttattctgggaaggcacactggaacaaccacgttttcaagctcatcctaaaaattgccagcgatggggcctgcctgatgtccttagggagagaattccagagtcgaggggccaccaccgagaaagccctatccctcgtccccactaatcacgcctgcgatgcaagtgggatcgtgagcagggcctctccagatgaacgaagagatcgtgtgggttcgtacacagagatgcggtcacgcaggtaggcgggttccaaactgtttagggctttgtaggtgagcacctgcaccttgaattgggaccggaaaatgaatggcagccagtggagctccttaaacaggagggttgacctctccctataaggagcaccagttaacaacctggccgccactcgttgaaccaattgaaatttctgggtcGTTTTCAAGGGCTATAGAAGAAATAAGGCAGGAAATTATTATCTGCCCTGTCATATATCCATCTTGGGCACAGGAAGACATTAATAAAGTCCTATGGAAGATCGGATCAACTGTGTAATAACAATCCAGGAAGCTATGCATCAAAGGTAGCCACTGGTTATTTTCTCTCTGCTTATCATGCACATGTTTCCCTTTCTAGATTAGATGCAATTCTCAGTGTATTGCTAAAAGTTGTatgaattgtcctattgattttagcCTAGTTATATGTTCTATGTCTAGTTATATGTTTTATGTTCTGGTAACATGTTGTccggacttggccccatgtaagccgctccgagtccccattggggagatggtggtggggtataaataaagattattattattattattattattattattattattattattatcatcatcatcatcatcatcatcatcatatgttgttgatttgagttttagtttatgtatgtaaggcattgaattttggtgttatttttatgttatgttatgttatgttatgttatttatttatttatttacagtatttctattctgcccttctcaccccgcaggagactcagggcagattacattgtacacatatatggcaaacattcaatgccaatttgacatacaacgtatacagacatacacagaggctatttaactttttctggccgccaggaagctgttgctttcatcgtccatctgcgacattgatgaagtacttccgcattccccgcatgcttttgctggagtcttttttatggcctcataaattagttaatttagcctccccacacaaggtggtacctaattttcctacttgacagatgcaactgtctttcgggttgcaaaggtcgacaacaggctacacaactggttggaagcccactccaacccgggctggtttcgaactcatgaccttttggtcagagtgatcttaatgcagctgacactcagtcagctgcaccacaatcccggtataaaccactttgagtctccccagggaCTCAAGacgcagtatataaatactgtaaataaataaataaataaataaataaataagagatgcTTATCAGTATTGTCAGGTTTTGATTTTCGTTGATATAGTCGCATTCAGCCTGCAGTTGAGCTGCTTTGCTTTCTATGTTGCTGTTCAACAAAATCCTAGTAGTGAGGGCTACTGTGGGGTTATTGTAAACTACTAACAATAGCTATACAataaccccactaacaatagctATAGGGAGatcctttcttttaaaatacagcCCTGTTCCCTAGCAACTCACAAGAGTAGCTAGGGAACAGGGcggtattttaaaagaaatgatctCCCTATAGCTTTACGAAGGTAACTGTTACTATGCAGCTTGAAACGGGGCAAACATGTGCTGTGTTTGCCCCAAACACTTTTTCACTTTATGGGgcaaaggtcccttctacactgttatataaaatccaaatgatctgctttgaactggattatatagcacttggagtgcttctggtgttgccgcaagaaggtcctccattgtgcatgtggcagggctcaggttgcattgcagcaggtggtcagtggtttgctcttctccacactcgcatgtcgtggattccactttgtagccccatttctgaaggttggctctgcatctcgtggtgccagagctcagtctgttcagcgccttccaagtcgcccagtcctctgtgtgcccaggggggtgtctctcattgggtatcagccactgattgaggctctgggtttgaacctgccacttttggactctcgcttgctgagtgtctctgtagatcttagaaaatgatttcttgatttaagtcgttggcgtgctggctgatgcccaaacaagggatgagctggagatgtctctgtcttggtcctttcactattggctgctacttcccggcggatgtcaggtggtgcaataccggctaagtagtgtaatttctccagtggtgtagggtgcagacaacccgtgataatgtggcatgtctcattaagagccacatccactgttttagtgtggtgggatgttttccatactgggcatgcgtactcagcagcagagtagcatagcgcaagggcggatgtcttcactgtgtctggttgtgatccccaggctgtgccagtaagttttcgtatgatattgtttctagcacccactttttgcttgatattcaggcagtgcttcttgaaggtcagggcacggtccagagtgactcccaggtatttgaatgcactgcaatgctccagtgggattccttcccaggtgatcctcagagctcgggatgcttgtctcttcttgcaaaactacggtgaggtggatctgtaattggttaagtggacgaacacagagagtgctcactaatgcttcctcttcatcttggaaagaagtgacaagtggagtgccgcagggttccgtcctgggcccggtcctgttcaacatctttattaatgacttagatgaagggctagaaggcaggatcatcaagtatgcagacgacaccaaattgggagggatagccaatagtccagaggacaggagcaggattcaaaacgatcttgacagattagagagatgggccaaaactaacaaaatgaagttcaacagtgacaaatgcaagatactccactttggcaggaaaaatgaaatgcaaagatacagaatgggtgacgcctggctcgagagcagtacgtgtgaaaaagatcttggagtccttgtggacaacaagttaaacataagccaacaatgtgatgtggcggcaaaaaaagccaatgggattttggcctgcatcaataggagcatagtgtctagatcgaaggaagtaatgctacccctctattctgctttggttagaccgcatctggaatattgtgtccaattctgggcaccacaattcaagaaagatattgacaagctggaatgtgtccagaggagggcgactaaaatgatcaagggtctggagaacaagccctatgaggagcggcttaaggagctgggcatgtttagcctgaagaagagaaggctgagaggagatatgatagccatgtataaatatgtgagaggaagccacagggaggagggagcaagcttgttttctgcttccttggagactaggacgcggaacaatggcttcaaactacaagagaggagattccatctgaacattaggaagaacttcctgactgtgagagcccttcagcagtgaaactctctgccccggagtgtggtggaggctccttctttggaagcttttaagcagaggctggatggccatttgtcaggggtgatttgaatgcaatattcctgcttcttggcagggggttggactggatggcccacgaggtctcttccaactctttgattctatgattctatatgaaaagcacatgtctgtgttttagatgggttggggatcagctggttttccctgtagtaggcagtaagagaacctagagcttcggagagcttctgttcaaccatctcaaagctccctgcttgagcggtaatcatcagcatagatgaagctctctgtcccttctggcagtggctggtcatttgtgtagttccccATTGATGGAATGAGAACAAGCTGTAAAGGTATACATGAGATACAGAAAGAGCAGAATCTAATCCACATTCAAATAGGCTTTGCATTGCAAAACCTTTGTCTGCAGTATGTTGGACAAAAAGAATGGAAGTTACAggcatttaaaaaaggaaataaagataAATTTTAACTCGCCAATAATTGGCGTTCAGTGTGGCTATCTGGTATTGGCATAGTCCGCATAAGAGGGTGTTCTGCAACCAGGAAAAAAAGTTGGATGCGTTTCAATTAATTTTAAACCTGAAAATGTTCCAAAGTTTGCATTTTAATATTGTCAGCCAAGTGTCCTTGCCAGCAGATGTATAAAGTCTCACATCATTACCTTACGCCAAATGCCTATAGTACTACATAAATTCACATGGATTGCCAGTAGCTTCGTGTAGGAAATTTAGAGTTTATACTGAATTAAGAAAAACAGTGCATATTTCTCCAGCACTAAATGTCAAAGACAAGCACGCTAATCAGTCATTCAGAATTGGAGTCATTTGAATAATTTGTCCCAACTTTCATACTTTGAGCAATTCTGTTCCTTGATGGCTCCAGGCCAAACGAAATGAGACAGCATGGATTGCAACCAAATCCTTACAGATGGGGGTAATGAGATGAAGTGGGCTTAAaaatgcctggccgctgtgacaatctggatgaggacgaacaagctgaggatcaatcctgacaaaacagaggtcctccaggtcagttgccCGTCTgattggggtattgggtggcaacctatgctggacggggttgcactccccctgaagtcacaggtccgcagcttgggactcctggactcatcactgtcgcttgatgcgcaggtgtcggcagtgaccaggagggccttcacacagtatgcaaccatacctcgtgaagtctgacttgaccacggtggtccatgccttagttacctctagactggattactgtaatgcactctacatggggctacccttgaagatggaccggaaactacaacttgttcaacgttcagcagccagattaataactggagctagctatagggagcagtcaactcccatgtttaaggagctccactggcagccgtttattttccgggcccaattcaaggtacaggtcatcacctacaaagccctaaatggtttgggacctgcctaccttcgtgaccatatctctctccatgtaccaaccttggatcttcggggggggggggggtcttcctttcacccctaccaatctcacaagctcgtcttgtgggcacaagagagagagccttctcctctgtggctcgccaactctggaactcattacctggagagatcaggaaagccgcTTCTCtagaaacattcaaaaagaaccttaaaacctggctcttccgctgcgcctttggagagtaggtgcacaacatgacactattgctcccctcaatgcttctgCCACTGGAAGAACTAAACttcccctccaaatgggaagtttagttccacaaccctgtgtgtttttatgagctccctgcaaataacctgctcctatttttatctcattagagtattttaatcattttatcctgtacatgcggCTCACCCACTGTTATCGTGATTGAGTTtactggaatgttattttgttactgtgtttatatttttttttctatgtaattttgatgatgtcgcttgttgtttatgttctggttttattttgctgtaacatgttatccgggcttggtcccatgtaagccgctccgagtccccatcagggagatggtggcagggtataaataaagatgatgatgatgatgatgatgatgatgatgatgatgatgatgattaaaataCAATGGTTGATACAATGTCCTTCACACCAACTATAAATTGGTCTCTTCTTTATCCCTTCTGAATAATCTTAAAATATGGACTAAAATCCAATTCCTAGTGCTAATAAGACACATTGAAACTGAAAGAGCCGTGTAAGTCATAGAATCGTAAAGCTGAATGTGTCATCCAGTACAACAcccatctgccatgcaggaacaatacaatcaaggctttcctgacaaatggctatcctGCCACATaacctagaacaggggtcctcacactttttaaacagagggccaggtcacagtccctcaaactgctggagggccaaattataatttgaaaaaaacatgaataaattcctaggcacactgcacatatcttatttgtagtgcaaaaaaaacccacttaaaaacaatacaattaaaatgaagaacaattttaacaaatataaacttagtatttcaatgggaagtgtggacctccttttggctgatgagataggattgtagttgttgttgtgtgctttcaagttgtttcagacttaggttgaccctgagcgagggccggataaatgaccctGGAGTGTCGAATATGGCCCTCAggcattagtttgaggacccctgacctagaatattaaggcagaaaatctcacaatatctcatttgaactgggttaataaataataataagaagaaagctttatttgtaccctgctaccatctcctgcaagactcggtgcagcttacaagaggccgagcccaaagtacacaacaacaacaatacaatgcaacaataaatacctcataacaaagcagaacaataacaaaaacacgacactgttaaaaacctgtgacagggccaaatgtaatggttaaaattctaaaaatgctgggcatgtccaggtgagataggatggatattttgggaatagaagggtgtgcagacaattctagctctctcataaagtgcattaggacgttgcttgggattccttaatctggaaaggcacactggaacatccatgttttcaagctccttctgaagactgccagtgttggggaatgcctgatgtccttggggagggagttccagagtcgtggggccaccaccgagaaggccctgtcccttgttcccaccaatcgcgcttgcgatgccgatgggatcgtgagcagggcctcaccagatgaacgaagagatcatgtgggttcgtatacggagatgaggtcacgcaggtaggtgggttgtctgagtccacactgccacatattccagttcaaaccacacaatgtgggattttattcagctgtgtggaaggggccttagttaggGACGGTTCTGAATGCTTCCCACTTTATAAGACTTCTAAAGTCTTCCATCATTGTCTTAAGAATTTTCCCAGAAATTGGAAGATTTTACATAGTTGAACTTCAACACTATGTTCACTGGGAattctctgggagttgtagtccaaggaaGTAACTTTTCCAGTTTTTGATCCTTGCCCATTTTGACCATCCCCTCTCCCTGTCAGTTTACCATCAACTTCTTTGATGCTAAACATATCATAAAAGCACTGCTCCCTAAACAAAGATGAAGGGGAATGCATCTCCACAACTTGCCTGATTAGTTCTTTCAAGATGTCCGCCCTGCCCACACGAGCAGCGTGATACACTGGAGTGCTGCGATGGTGACGACTCCCATTGGGGTCCGCACCTGCTTCCAGGAGGATCCGAGCACATTCCAGGTGCCCATTCACCACAGCAATGTAGAGGGCGGTTTGCCCTTTCACATCCACCAGATCGATTTCTGCCCCTTTCTGAATCAGGAAGTCCACACAGTGTCCGTGACCTGCTGTGGCAGCAATTCGCAGCGGTGTACAAGGCAGCCAGCCACAACACCAGACAGATTTCTCATTGATGCGGCTGAAGAAAGGCAAAAACAACTCAATGACATGATTCATGGATGGTCCTTGCTTTCACCCTGTGAACATGCAGTCTTCTGAACTAATGTGGGGCAAAACTTAGCTTGTCTGGCCCTGGAAACAAAAAGTATCTGTTTCAGTATGTCCTTCTGTGCTTGATGCCTCTAAATAATACGTGGGCAACCTAGAACTGGGCAAAAGCCCATGCTGTGGGTAATATGTGCAGAACCATCTGAGATGGAATATATATCTTTCTCATCTTCTGGTTAGGAgccctggtgacacaatgggttaaacccttgtgcccgcaGGACTGATGACGgataggttggaggttcgaatgaggaaagtgggttgagctctcacct is a window encoding:
- the ASB1 gene encoding ankyrin repeat and SOCS box protein 1 isoform X2 is translated as MDPAGSRPLRAALRAGRGRLASGYLKRREGEEEEEEEALRCHQKARLRRGTPRKGEMADAGGEEADHGTSRSPEAPQPPGAPLSATSGQAAGRNLKEWLKEQFCDQPLECCEDTRLHDAAYVGDLQTIRSLLQEENFQRYGADVDVNHPLASGIPSPPSRPLTSLVVCPLYISAAYHNLPCFRLLLQAGANPDFNSCGPVNIKGFSRGSAVCVLDAVLRHGCDVAFVNLLIDFGANLNLVKWETPGEETTGRVKVNPEAMQVFKEARSCPRNLMSLCRIAVRRILGKYRLHLIHTLPVPDSITIFLLHEQ
- the ASB1 gene encoding ankyrin repeat and SOCS box protein 1 isoform X1; translation: MDPAGSRPLRAALRAGRGRLASGYLKRREGEEEEEEEALRCHQKARLRRGTPRKGEMADAGGEEADHGTSRSPEAPQPPGAPLSATSGQAAGRNLKEWLKEQFCDQPLECCEDTRLHDAAYVGDLQTIRSLLQEENFQSRINEKSVWCCGWLPCTPLRIAATAGHGHCVDFLIQKGAEIDLVDVKGQTALYIAVVNGHLECARILLEAGADPNGSRHHRSTPVYHAARVGRADILKELIRYGADVDVNHPLASGIPSPPSRPLTSLVVCPLYISAAYHNLPCFRLLLQAGANPDFNSCGPVNIKGFSRGSAVCVLDAVLRHGCDVAFVNLLIDFGANLNLVKWETPGEETTGRVKVNPEAMQVFKEARSCPRNLMSLCRIAVRRILGKYRLHLIHTLPVPDSITIFLLHEQ